The genomic region CCGCGCCGTCGCCCATCAGGTCGACGGCAACCAGACCGAGGATCTCGTCTTCGTCAACGCGCCGGACAACCTCGAGGAGCTCGATGTCCAGTTCGTCGAGCTCTACACCACGGTGCTCGACCGCGAGAACCACCCGGTCCGGGATCTCGAACAGGGCGACTTCCGCGTCCTCGAGGACGGCGTGCCGCAGGAGATCGCGCGCTTCGAGCACCTCGAAAATCTGCCCATTCACGTCGCCATCCTGCTCGACGTCTCGGCTTCCATGGAGAGCAACCTGGCGCAGGCCAAGGCGGCGGCGCTCAAGTTCTTCGAGAGCGCCATCACGCCGAAGGACCGCGGCGCCCTCATCGTCTTCAACGACCACCCCCTGCTGGCCGTCAAGCTCACCAACCAACTGCCGGCGCTCGCCGGGGGCCTCGCCGGGCTCAAGGCCGAGCGCGGCACCGCGCTCTACGATTCCGTCGTCTTCTCGCTCTTCTACTTCAATGGCGTCAAGGGCCAGCGCGCGATCCTGCTGCTTTCCGACGGCAAGGACGAGGGCAGCAGGTTCGACGTCGAGGAGACCCTGGACTTCGCGCGCCGGGCCGGGATCGCCATCTACACCGTCGGTCTGAACATTCCGCGCACCGACTCCGAGGTGCGGAAGGTCCTGAAGAAGCTCGCCGAAGAGACCGGCGGCCGCAACTTCTTCATCAAGGAGTCCACTGAGCTCGCGGCGATCTACGAGGCGATTCAGACCGAGTTGCGGTCGCGTTACCTGCTGGCCTATCAGTCGACCAATTCGAACCGCGAGCTGCGCTTTCGCCTCGTCGATCTCGAAGTCGGGCGCTCCGGACTCGACGCCAAGACGATTCGCGGCTACTACCCCTGAGAGCCCGGGTGAGCCGCCCTCGGGTTAGGATCACCCTCCCTCGCCGATGCGACTTCGCGCTCTCGCCGTTTCGCTGCTTCTCTGCCTGACCGGCGGCACTGCGGCCCCGGCTGCCCTTGCCGGTCCGCAAGGCGAGGCCCTGCCTGTTGCGGCGCCAGCAGAGTCTTCGGATGCCGCCACCGGCAGCTTCCTCGCCGACGTCGAGCCGCTGCTCTCGAGCGTCGAGCGCGAGGCCTATCTCGCCCTCACCCGCTCCTACCAGCGCCAGGCGTTCGAGCGCCGCTTCTGGGAGGTGCGCGACCCGTATCCCGAGACGGCGAGAAACGAGCTCCAGGAGCGCTTCGGTGAGCGCCTCCGCCTGGCCCGGGAACGCTACCCTGAGCCTGCCGACGAGCGCTTTCGCATGACGCTGCTCAACGGCGAGCCGGCGCGGCGGCTGCCGCTGCGTTGCGCCGAGCTGCTGCAGGCGGGCGAGATCTGGTTTTTCGGCTCCACCGACCGGATCCCGCACGGCTTCGCGCTCGTCTTCGTCTCGGGCGGCGTCAGCGAGAGCGCCCCGCACCGCCTCTGGTCGCCGCGGTCGGGCTACCAGGAGCTCCTGCTCTGGCCGCTCCCGGCCACAGGTGACGTCGCGGGCGAGATGGCCGAGAGGATTCCGCGCGACTGCCCGCGCGGGGAGGAGATCGTCGGCGGCCTCGCGGCGGCTTCCGACTGGAATGACCTCGCGACCCAGTGGGAGGTCATTCCGCATCCGAATCCCGAGTGGGTCCGCACCTTCCTGTCCTATTCGACCGACCTCCCCGAAGGTGCGCTGCCGCTCGCCGCGCAGGTCGAGATCCGCTTTCGTGGCCGCAATCAGAGCCGCACGATCGTCGATGCCAGCGTCATCGTCGAAGCCGCCGCGCTCCGGGGGGAGGCCTCCGGCCCGGTGCCGGCGGCGACCGCGCTGCTCCTCGACGGCGAGGTCCTGCGCGACGACGAGCTCTTCGACCACTTTCGCTACCGCTTCGAGATCTCCGCCGAACGTCTGAGCGGCGCCACGACGCTGCCCTTCTCCGCGCGGCGCTTCCTGCGTCCGGGGAGCTACACGCTGGTGCTTCGGCTCCAGGACCCGGCGAGCCGCCGGGTCTTCCGCAGCGAGCGGGCGCTCGAGGTGCCGGCACCCGGTTCGGCCGCTGCGGGTACCGCGACCGATACGGTCACTGCGGTCGCCGCGTCAGCCAGACCGCAGGCCCTGGGGGCCGAGGACGCCACCGCTCTGCCGACCCCGCCGCCGACGCTCGCCGCGGCCGCCGATGCCGCGGGTGCCGCGGGCGCTGCCAGCTCCCGCATCTCCGATGCAGCTCAGGAACCGAGCCTGCGCCTGCTGGCGCCGACCTCCCGGCTGGCCATCGGCCTGGTGCGGGTGGAGGCCGACATCCGCGGCGTCGTACCGGCACGGGTCGACTTCGAGCTCGATGGCAAGCCACTGCTCTCCAAGCGCCGGCCGCCGTTCTCGATCGAGATCGACCTCGGGCGCTCGCCGCGCTTCCGTCGTCTTTCGGCTGCGGCGGTCGACCAGGCTGGCGAGATCGTCGCCGCCGGCGAAGTGCTGCTCAACGGCGGCCCGCATCGTTTCGCGCTCCGCCTGACCGAGCCGCAGCAGACGCCCGCTGCCGGCGAGCCCCTCCAGGCCCGGGCCGAGGTCGATCTTCCCGAGGGGGAGGAGCTCGACCGGGTCGAGTTCTACCTCAACGAGACCCGGCTCGCGACGCTCTTCCAGGCGCCCTGGACGGTCTCTCTGATCGCCCCCCCGATCGACGGCCTCACCTACCTGCGCGCCGTCGCCTTTCTGGCCGGCGGAGGCGCCGCCGAAGACGTCCGGGTCCTGGGCGCCGAGGCGAGCACCGAAGCGGTCGACGTGGATTTCGTGGAGCTCTACGCCACGGTGCTCGACAAGCGGGGCCGTCCGGTGACCGACCTCGCGGCGGAAGAGTTTCGCGTGCTGGAAGACGGCGAGGAGCAGGAGATCCGGCGCTTCGAACAGGTCGACACGCTGCCGATCCATGCCGGCGTGATGATCGACACGTCCGCCTCGATGATCGAGGAGCTGACCGATGCCGAAGCCGCCGCGCACCGCTTCTTCCGCGAGGTCCTGACTCCGGTGGACCGGGCGGCGGTCATCACCTTCGCCGACGCGCCGCGACTTGCGGTCCGCTTCACCAACAAGCTCGAGCTCCTGGCCGGAGGCCTCGCCGGCCTCGAGGCCTCGGGCGAGACCCGCTTTCACGACGCCCTCGCCTTCGCTCTGCACTACTTCTCCGGCGTGCGCGGCAAGCGGGCGCTCATCCTGCTCACTGACGGGGCCGACTCCGAGAGCCGTTTTCGCTTCGACGAGGTCCTCGAGTACGCGCGCCGGACCGGCGTGACGATCTACGCGATCGGTCTGAACGTTCCCGGGAAGCCGGTCGATGCCGGGGCGCACCTCGACCAGCTGGCGCGCGAGACCGGCGGGCGCTCGTTCCGCATCCGGCGCGCCAGCGAGCTCGCCAGCGTCTACGAGACGATCCGGCAGGAGCTGCGTTCGCAGTACCTCCTGGCCTACCAGTCGTCCCGACTCGACGGCTCGACCGCCTTTCGCGAGATCCGCCTCGAAGTCGGCCGTCCGGGCGTCACGGCACGCACGCTCTCCGGCTACTATCCCTGAAACCTGCGGCGACCCTGCACCAGGGGATCCGCGCGAACCGAGCTTCCGACGTCGCAGACCCTGGAAGGAATCCGCATGCCTCTTCGCCTGGTCCTCGCTTCCGCCTCTCCACGTCGAAGCGCTCTGCTTGCGGACCTCGACCTCGACTTCACGGTGCGGCCGCCGCAGACCGACGAGAGCCCCCTTCCGTTCGAACGCCCGGCCGACCTGGTGACTCGCCTGGCGATCGAGAAGGCGCGGACCACGATCCACCAGGGAGAGATCGTGCTCGCCGCGGACACCATCGTGGTCATCGGTAACGAGATTCTCGGCAAGCCCGCCGACGAGGCTGACGCCCGCTGGATGCTCGAGCGTCTCTCCGGCCGCGATCACGAGGTCTACACCGGCGTCGCCGTGGCGGCGGGGGACGGCGGAGCCGCGACACCGCCCGGCATTGGGACCCTCGCGACTCGGGTCGAGCGCACCCAGGTCCGCATCCGCACCATGAGCGACGCGGAGATCGCCGCCTACGTCGCGGGCGGCGAACCGATGGACAAGGCGGGCGCCTACGCCATCCAGGGCTGGGGAGCGGTCTACGTCGAAGCGATCACCGGCAACTACACCAATGTCGTGGGACTTCCGATTCCGGCGGTCGAGGCCTGCTTCCGCGAGCTCGGTTACGACCTCGCGAGCTTTCGGCGCAGCCGCGCTGGCGCGAGCTGATCAGCCTTCGAACTTGATCGGTTCGCCGAGCTCGGAGAGCGAGAAGTTGGTCATGATCTGGTGGCCGTTGAAATCGAGCACCCGCAGGTCCTCGACCGACGCCAGGTCGGCGGCCACCTTCTCGAAGGAGCGCGCATAGCGCTCCTGCACCGCGGCGAGCGCGACCTCGTAGGCGATGAACTTCACGATCCCCTTGTAGCGCAGCTTCTCCACCAGCCGGGAATCGGACAGCTCGGGATAGGTCGAGAGCACGAGGATCGGTCCGGTTCCGGTGAAGATGATGTAGGACCGGATGGGATTCTGGGGGTTCATGGTGGCGCTCTCCCGGCTGCGCCCGCACCGTAACCGGCGCCTCGGCAGC from Thermoanaerobaculia bacterium harbors:
- a CDS encoding VWA domain-containing protein, producing MRLRALAVSLLLCLTGGTAAPAALAGPQGEALPVAAPAESSDAATGSFLADVEPLLSSVEREAYLALTRSYQRQAFERRFWEVRDPYPETARNELQERFGERLRLARERYPEPADERFRMTLLNGEPARRLPLRCAELLQAGEIWFFGSTDRIPHGFALVFVSGGVSESAPHRLWSPRSGYQELLLWPLPATGDVAGEMAERIPRDCPRGEEIVGGLAAASDWNDLATQWEVIPHPNPEWVRTFLSYSTDLPEGALPLAAQVEIRFRGRNQSRTIVDASVIVEAAALRGEASGPVPAATALLLDGEVLRDDELFDHFRYRFEISAERLSGATTLPFSARRFLRPGSYTLVLRLQDPASRRVFRSERALEVPAPGSAAAGTATDTVTAVAASARPQALGAEDATALPTPPPTLAAAADAAGAAGAASSRISDAAQEPSLRLLAPTSRLAIGLVRVEADIRGVVPARVDFELDGKPLLSKRRPPFSIEIDLGRSPRFRRLSAAAVDQAGEIVAAGEVLLNGGPHRFALRLTEPQQTPAAGEPLQARAEVDLPEGEELDRVEFYLNETRLATLFQAPWTVSLIAPPIDGLTYLRAVAFLAGGGAAEDVRVLGAEASTEAVDVDFVELYATVLDKRGRPVTDLAAEEFRVLEDGEEQEIRRFEQVDTLPIHAGVMIDTSASMIEELTDAEAAAHRFFREVLTPVDRAAVITFADAPRLAVRFTNKLELLAGGLAGLEASGETRFHDALAFALHYFSGVRGKRALILLTDGADSESRFRFDEVLEYARRTGVTIYAIGLNVPGKPVDAGAHLDQLARETGGRSFRIRRASELASVYETIRQELRSQYLLAYQSSRLDGSTAFREIRLEVGRPGVTARTLSGYYP
- the maf gene encoding septum formation protein Maf, with product MPLRLVLASASPRRSALLADLDLDFTVRPPQTDESPLPFERPADLVTRLAIEKARTTIHQGEIVLAADTIVVIGNEILGKPADEADARWMLERLSGRDHEVYTGVAVAAGDGGAATPPGIGTLATRVERTQVRIRTMSDAEIAAYVAGGEPMDKAGAYAIQGWGAVYVEAITGNYTNVVGLPIPAVEACFRELGYDLASFRRSRAGAS